A region of the Aquila chrysaetos chrysaetos chromosome 15, bAquChr1.4, whole genome shotgun sequence genome:
TATAGATAAACAAAACTTACTAAAGCTTAAAAGCAAGCTTTTGGGGCAAGCCAGCGGATACGTCCAGTGCTGTACAGGGCCGTCAGTACTAAGGAACAAGCTCACACATGCTGTGGTATGGACAGAAAGGTCAATATGACATTTCAAAACACCATCCCTCATTCTGTGTTTAAAGGAGCGTGCGACTGAGGATTCACACATGTTTTAGTTAACATCAGTGATGCAAGAGGAAGCTGAAGAACTCTAGCAAAGGCTCAGTGCTTTCCAAGGCTCATGCAAAGCTGGAAGCAATTGCTCCCATCCCAATGACAGAGAGAACCAAGCTGCTTGCCCAATTTCACCCAAGTTAGGGACAGGTTTCAAAAGACTCAGTCCTTTCTTTTAACAATGGTTTAACATCCAGGTTTATTTTAGGAGAAATGGGGAAAACGCATTTATTCTAAAGACAAAGGAAATCACTGGGCCATGCAGACGTCTATGCCAGAGCAGGTCAGCTGAACACTGAGTAACGCCAAGCCAACTATTAAACAGAAACTGCTGACCCATGACTCCCTCCCAGCACCAATGAAAACTGCAATACTTAGAAGTTGGCACCACAATTTATTACTTACCTAAGttcttccagctctttcttcttcttcatctcttccttttccttccgCTTCATCTCTTGGATCTGggcttttttctcatttctctcctctctgtccCTGGCTTCCTTCTCAGCCGCCAGGTCTGGGAAGCGCTCCACTTTTGTCTTCTCTAGCCGGTTCAGGATCTCGTTCACCTTCTTCTCCACTGTCAGCATTTTCACCTTTGGAGTGCAAAAAACTGTGAtccttataaaaaaatacttttattctgGCACGTTCTCAACGGAAAGAAAACACCCTATTTCCACTTTACACATGGCTGAATCCCACAAAAACAGATGCTAAGGAAAATCACTGCCACCAAGGCCTATTCAGCAGGTTGTGTAACAGCAAAAAGAGGCCTACTCCCAACACTCAGAAGCACATAGCTAATAAGCATGAGCATTGCTAAGTACATAAccattaataattttgtttcttggcACATACCTCAACAAAGAAGCCAACAGACAAGAACCAGTCTCTGCCAATTCCTGAAGAGGTGGCATGAAGTCTCTGCAGACccatttcagaaagagaagctCACGCGCTGCTTGTTGACTGCGGGGGTTTTAGCATTTCTTGCCCTGGTACAGACCTGTTCTAGTCAAACAACTGCACCCCTGGAGAGCCTTCTCTCCCAGCAGCCAAGCTACATAACTACAATTTAAGCATAACATTATCTGTGGACACTAGGTCAGGCTCGGGAATAGCTTAGTACACTGGCTTGACCCTACACCAAAGCTAAGCAGCTTGGCCTTTTAACAGGTTTAACAAATTCAGAGGCAGCACCAGGGTGAGACAGCTCTCGGAGCAGAGACAGTAGAGCGAGCACAGCGTCAGACACCCCCAGGACCCCACACAGCCCTCCTTTGCCCAGCAAGTTCAAGTCCTGAGCCCTTCCAGACGTGTGGTTACAGTACTGTCTGTGAGCTGATCTAAAGTGACTGCTCATATGCAGGCTCTTCAGCTGTGGTAAGAGATGATTTCAGTGGAGTTAAATTCAAACGGATAGCACAGACTAACACATGATACCATTCGACATCAGCAAAGACTCGTCAGCTACACCGTGCTGCAGTTTGGAAACACACACTGCACAGGCTACACTCTGCTACAGGCCGACACTCAACCACGGATTTTCAGGTGACGTTCAGGCAAGTCCAAACACGCTCCTGGGATCTCTCTTAGGCTTCAAGAGTGGATGATTCCCTGGCTTTAGGGCAAACGCTGAAGACAATCTACCCAGCTCCTAACACGGAAACGTTACAGTCTGCCACCAGGTCACCGTCACTGGCTTGCAGCAAACACTTACATCCTTCTGCCTGTGAAAGCCAATCTGCCCCACATCCATGTCTGCAGTCTTCTTCAGGTTAGTCCACGGCGTGTATACCACGTTGACGTTGTTCATCTTGCAACCTAGGAAGcaagggagaagggaaacatTTCAGTTCTCTCCCTGCTGAAAGAGGTCTTAAAGCCTTCCGTGAACATGGAAACACTGGCAGTTATTCTTGTCACAAACATTACTAGCTAGGCAAGAAAGACGAAAACAGAGAAGCCCTTCCAGTGTTACAGTGAAACGGAAGAACACCACGACATCATTTTCTGCAGTAACATGAGCGCTGCAGCAGTGTTAACGAACTCCAGATGGAGACCGTCTTTGCCAGAAGAGTGATTACTATGGAAGGGGGCCCCAAGGTGGTGTTAGAGAAGAGACTGCAAGGCCTCCTTGGCTCAGACAGTAATATGGAGGCACAAACAGGAATTTCTGAGATATAAAATTCCTCCTTACAAAAGTATAacaggcagccccagcagctgcaaGCGACATCTGCTTCCCGTAAGACCCGCTGGCACAGGCTTAACAGAGAGCACCACAGCAGAAATGTCACAAGTGTTTGATCCAAAAAACCACACGCTCGTGTGGACCAGAAACACTCGCCGCAAACACCTCACACCGATTTCCCGGGAATCGGTATTACCTTGAATGCTATTCGCCTTCACTAGATGGGCACAGTCTATCAAAACTTCTTTAGGAATGTCATCCACCGTCTGCCCCTGTGACAGAGCAAGGCAATGTGAGCGGCTTGCGGCAGGGGGCTGTAGGGACTGATGAGTACACAAAAGCCAGGAAGCAGGGCATGATCATCTACAAACACAGCCAAGACCTCTACGCTCCACATTTTACAAGACTGGAGTCTTCTGTGGCATTTGTGAGGAGAGGCTTGAAGCACTACGAGCGACTTGCAACCTGTTTTTCTCAAAGGTATCCTCATTTAGTGGGTGATGGTTCCTAGACATACGCTTGGTGTCAAGCCAGAAATCAATTGTTCTGTTGGGCCACGTTAAACTTCCCGCTCCTCCCCATGTTATTTGGTTAATGGAGGCTGTAAATTCAGTCTCCCCACACTGGTGGTTACCTGCACCCTGAGGAAGCCCTGCAGACTGTAGCAGTTCACGTAAGCAAAGATGGTCTCTTGCGCAGGAATCACTGCAGAATGGGCGCGTGCAGTTCTTATGCGAGTgaatattaatgtttttaaatatacgTGTCACAGGATTACCTTGTGTAACCGAAGGTACACATGCGCGGAAGAGAGCTTATCCACATGAAAcctacagaataaaaaaagcacatttaacaGAGCATAAGAGATGGTGATCTGTTCTGAAAGATTTACTTCCTAACAAGTGACAAAATAGCCACTCCATGGATGACTAAAGTATAGAAATGTTCATGTTTAAAAGCAGGCAAGGGAGTCAGAGCCTATCCTTCAAGAAACATCAGTCCTCTCAATGggagactgaaaaaataaaaacccattccccctccctttttttcttttaaatgttataCTACATGCAGGCAACACTCACAGGATGAGCCTGCGTATGTGGTGTTTTGGTCTGTCTATTTATTCTTAAGAGGAACAGCAAACTCGTGAAGCAGTGCCTGCTGCAGAGTTCACCACTTACATGACTAGTCTCAACATCATAGAgtaaaaaatcccccaaatttCTCACTGGTCAGTACTAATGGAGCAGCCCGGTGCTCTGCCTCCAACAGCGGGAACAGTCGATGCTGCCTGGGAAGTTTACCGTACCTAGTGGTTTCAGTGGGTACAAGTCCCAATGGCAGGTGAACACCAGTTCTGCATTCACTTCACTCACTGTCTCCAAGATTTCATAAGCCTCAATCACCCTGCCTCCCTACCAGACTGAAGAGAGGTCTCCACTCAAGTCCATCCTTACAGCACTGCTGTTCATCTCCTCAATGGCTCCAGCTGGCCTTCTCTAGACCTCTTCTAACTTGACTGTGTTTTTACCATAATCACCTATTTTTTAAGCCTCTGTCCTGATCAACACTCACTCCAACCCTGCAGACTTCCAAGGACAGAGGGGGGGAACTGATCTCATGTCACCTCCCAACCTTTCTTTCCACCACTTCCTTTTTAATATAACTggactttttccttcctgctgcaagacagaaaacactCCAGCACCAACACATGAACTCTCACTTGTACCTCCTGAGCCTCCTACTCCAACTCCACTGGACCCCTCTTAAAGAGAAGTCTAAAAAGTGCCAGACACCATTAGAACAATTCCCAGGAGGCCTCCGCAAGAGGACCTAGGATATTTTGTTGAGATGGCACCAGgatacaaaaaaaccaacatggaTGTCAGTGTGAGCTACAAGATACAAAAGAGGTGGGGAAAGATGACTTTCATGGTTCAGGCAATTTGAGGATGAATCTCAAGGTCATTCCTAAATAACAGTGTAGACATACCTTAAATtatgtagtgataggacaaacATGAGACAGAAAATGAATGTGATACTGCTACAACAGTGTGTTATTCAGCTGAAGTACAATCTCTTctgctagaaaagaaaaaatattcccttGCCAGTTAGCTGACTGCTGACAAAACATCCTCTACAGAGCATGTTAGATACTACCTATTCAAGCTTCAGTCCTACCAAGACATCTCAGCTCATCCTGGCAGAGGCCGCCTTGAAGAGTGAGAAGGAGCACAATCCACATGGTGCTTCTTGTTAGAAACTGTTAGCAAAGGAGAGGGCGGCAACTGTGATACAGCTGGTCTGCGCAACAGTGCCTGGAAGCAAGCTAACTCCTTCCTAAACATCTCTCAAACCTTATCAGTTTGGAAACTTTATGGACTAATCCAGCCAGCAAAGATGCTGTGAATTGCTGCTAACAGGTTTGGGAACTCCCCTGCCCTTGTTTTCTCTTCCGATGAGACCCTGTGAGCCAAAACCAACCCACACATGACAGAGCGCTTCGTTTTGCCTGTCTGGCCTAAGCTCTAGCAGGTCTGCTTAAAGCAGACACCGCTTTCACCCGGCAGGAATCAAAGTATCAAactcctctgctcctgctcacCAACTGCAACTCCTGAGATGGCGATGGCTGTTTTACAGGACAGGCCAGTACATGCCCACAGCGCACACAGGGGTGACACAGAGGAAAAGGCACTGGGAGACAACAGACAGTTTTCTCTAGGCACAGCATTTACTGTTGCTTAAAAAACTTCTGGCTCCATCCCCAGGCCCTGTCTGCTCCGTGATTTCACGTGTTGATGCCTCCACTCTGCCTGTCCTCTGTTagccttttggttttgctggtttCACTTGTCTGTGTGTGGGGACATCCAGGATCTGCTACTCTTGCTTGACTCAGGAGGTGTGCTCTCTTACAAATACCAAGCTGCCCTTCTCCTTTAACTCTGCTCATTTCCCAAACACAGAAAGAGTAACAGCAAGCTAGCACCTATATTCTGAAACATAAATATCCATGTATGGAGTTATTCAGGTTATTGCTACTCCAGCAGCTCCATGCAcagaaaaacccccaaaagctTCACAAAGGGGCCAGCTCCTATGATGAACAAAGCGGGGGGGCAGTCGAGGGGGAGGTGCAGGGGAATGAACTCAGAATCAGTGGGGTCCCAACAGCTGCACCCAGGTCTGCTTCAATCCACCTCCACCCTGGGATTGTATTTAAACTGCTAAGTggccttggaaaaaaagagactcTACAGTGCCTGTGGAAGCAAGAGGGTTGTTACAATCATTTGACTCAGGTGCATAACGAAAGGCAATTTGTTTCAGCACCTACCAGATATCTTCAGGCCAGCCATACTTTATTAGATCTTCATCTGTAGGAATAAAAGCATCAATGAGCAAAGCCCAGGACCTCATCAACAACAAATCCAACTACCTGTCGAGCAGGAATCCTCCGCTGTTGGTCAGCCACTGCATGGCGACTGAACCGAAAGAGAAGAGGGTTTTAACACTGCACCTGTCTGCTCCACGTATGGCAGAAACAGGTACGCCAGGAACACCTCCATCAcgtaattttgaaatttttaagtgaaaatatgtttcttcaAATATTGATCTAATGGGGGGAGACTTTCAGGGCAAGTCTTCAAAATAGCCACACTAACACTTTTCCCTTGGAGTAAAGACACCGGGCTTCACATCAACTACTGATGTGGAAACAGGAGGGGCAGCAGAACCGTAACCTTTACCGTGAGGGAAAGGATGGGCACAGGAAACCTACAGAGTACGAATGCTCACTGGAGAGGGCAAAAATACAGATTGAGCAGGGAAATGGAAGGTTGGTTTGTAAAGTTATCAAACGCAAcctgaaaaacagtatttttcgctagacagatttttttttttcccagtgaattTAGTTTTCACTTGTATTTGAAGGCAGTTACTCTGCCTAGTGGATTTACAAAATTTATTTATCCTAAATAAAAGTAACACAGTGGATTTCAGAGGGGTAAGTCAGAATCACTTGCAAGGATGAACAAGTTTTCAAACAATATATCGAATTAACACATACAAAGACATCCTTTCAAAATGACCTTAAATCCCCACAAATCTAAATCTAAGCCATTAGGCATTAATGTACTTACTTTCATACTTATCTTTTCCCATGTAAATGGTGTAAACGGAAGGAACAACTGAGGgatagaaagaggaaaacaaatcaaaagggGTTTGGACAAACTGTGCAAGGAATGACAAACACACCAGTCTTGGTCACAGAAATTAGAATGAAAACTgcttcatccatccatccatccatccatccatcccacTTCTCTCCTGGGGGCCGAAGGAAGATGGTTTTGCGTTTCCTCCAGATTTTGTCGCAAATGCTTCAACAGACTTTGGAATGTGGCATTTCCACTGCTTTCCATGGAAGATTATCCAGCAAGGAACAGCTTTCTGGGCAAAACCCCCTCAACATCCAGGTGGTTCAGAGTGTATCTGTGTAATTGTACAATCTGTTCAATTAAGCACATGTCTGGAGCCAGAAAGGCTGACATTGTATTTACAGTCTCGGATGAACATTCTGTAGGGCCTTGAGTGAAACAGCTCATCCCAAAGTACCAGAAGCCCAATGTGAACCTCCTccaggtagcctgggaggatTAAAATTCAGAACACAATGGAAAGACAGAAGTTCCATAAACTCATTTGGCTCATCTGTGCCCTACTGAGACACATAAAACAGTGTCCTTCTCTTCTTTAGGGCTCCTTCCATCAGGCAGTAAAGACACTGTCAATTCTGGGAAACCAAGCAAGTGTCCCTTCGGCGTCTTGACTGAaggccagcacagctgggagatGGACACAGAGCAGTTAAGAGGGTGCTACAGTCAGGGAAGTCCTGTTGCAGAAATCACTGAGCagcctgcttaaaaaaaatgctctgtTCTTGTATGTGGCAGCAGGGAAATCTCAATTTCACAGCAACTCTATCTACCAGATTGTCACGTTTCCAGCTTCTACAATTTTTAACAATTATCTTGCGCGTGAGCAAATGCTCCAGCTATAGTTACAAGCCTCAGCGCTGCACTGAAATTTAGCTGTTCTTCACAAGGACCTACAGCACCTGTGCACTTCAGCATGAAGAATTACTGAGAGCGGGTTTTCCGCAGACGGCTTCACACCGTAACAGCCAGTGGCTGAAACAACCTGTTGCAGCAACACAGATTTGCGTTTTTCATATGTTGTTGCAGAACAAACAGAATTCTCTAAAGCAACTCACAAATTAAGAACtaagagcaaacaaacaaaaggcaggTGACCAAATCTGCCTCCAAAAAGcatcttttgaaaatatggTGTCTAACCTCATATTTTCAAAGTCACTAAAATAGCAGACACACTTCACTTACGTGCTACCCCACTCTGGCAGTGAAATGACTTGGATCCCAAACTGCTTACTGACCCAGTCCTTTCTGAGggcatttttattagaaatccAACATCACTAGCACAAAGCCCAGACGACACTTTTCAGTTTAGTAATGAGGTAATAAGAAACGGAAAttcaaaaatatgaaaggaTTATATGCCTGTGGGAGTTAAAGGTTGGGAAAAAATCCACCCTGGGCACATAGGAGAGTCCAGAGAATGTGAGATCATTGTGACTACAGGCACTACCCATAAGCGTAAAATTAAatgctcaaaaataaaattgcattagTGATGgttctgtgaaaatgaagctCATCCTGCCAAAACAGCGGGGGAACACTAACATAACCAAAGAGGAGATTACTTAAAACCCATATGATTTAACACACATTAGTAACAGTGCAATGGATGTTAGGCAAACGGCAATAGCCTTATTGTAGACCTCTCTCTGGCAGCAAAACTGATTATAATGCATCAGAAACCCTCTGCAGAACTagcatttaaaaaccaaaggaGACTGTTCCCATCATTAGCAGTGTTAACTGCAGCTTGTCTGCTCCTAGTACCCCCCGAGGTACCCTACACGTCTGCCAGGCACTGTACCAGGCTCTTTGCTCCCCACTAAAAGGGAAGTCCAGGAAAGTCTCTGAACTTCTCCCTAGCAGCCTCCACAtaagcagaaaatgtttccatcCAAGTGCTGGGTTAAGTGATCAACACAGCCAGTGCATCTGTTCACTGAGGGTGTAAAGGGCCCGACTTGCcacaacagaggaagaaaagggtttcaaCCAATGCCAAGAACaaatttatttaagaaacattCACAAGACTGTTAAGTCTTGCCTTGTCCAAGGAAAATCAAGCAGCCAGACACTCAAATCCTTCTCACTATGGAACTTTCTCTCTAGAATGGAGAAAAGCTATGCTATAAAATTTAGCCTGTGGATACAGTGGATAAGGGGTAAAAACCACACTGAAACTTTCACAAGCAGTTTATACACTGGTGAAATGCCTGGGGGCACACCAAAAAGGAATATTCCTGTACTACCCTCCCTATCATCAGCCCATACTGCATCAAACCACAGATTTCTGATGCTTCAGAAGTGGCCAACCTTTTCATATGGCAAGCAAAAGGGATCTGTctatattaaaggaaaaataatgagacAATTTATGCATTGAGCCTTTCCGCAAACTCCCGATGGCAGCACACTTGAGAAAGCTTTTCAGAAGTCACTCACCGGTATTGCTATTCATTCAAGGCTGTTAGCAACCACTACTAAGAGGCTCCTCAGCTCAGGGAACCTCGTAGCTCCTAAAACGAGTTTAAGTTGTAGCCGATTTCGGCCCAAACCGTATCCTTTACACCCAACTCCGGGCGCACGCAAAAAGGCACCGGCAGGACTAACGGGGCTGCTCAGAGGGGTAGGGGCAGGAGGACGTGCCGTTACCGGACGGCCCCGCTCTCTGAGGAACCGGCCGGGGGCGCGGCCCAGTGCTCCCCTCACAGCGGCGGGACCCGGCCGGTCACagaccagcccccccccgcaggcACTAAGGCCTCTAGCCGCTCTCCCCTCACCCACTCACCGTTGGAGGTGAAGTAAAACACCATAGCGGCAGCTCCTCagcccgcccggcccggggctCCGCACGGCTGCCGCTCTCCCGCTCCAGCAGCGCCTGAGCGACGGCGGGGGCGGAAACGAGCACGGCGCCTGCGCACCGGAGGATCTCGCATGCGCAGTGCGGTGCGAGCGCTGGCTCCCGCCTTCTACGCATGCGCTAACTCTCCGGGCGGTGAAGCCGGAAAGAGCATTGCGCACGCGCAAAACTCCCGGGAGGCGACGGCACGGGCACTTCGGCGCAAGCGCGTTATACCCCAGCAGTACTGGCGCGCCGTGTTGCGCATGCGCAAACCGCGGCGCGCAGCTTCCCGCCGTGTGCGCATGCGCAGGGCTCAGTGCGGCGGGGCCAGCTGAGGGGTCTGTGGGcgcagtttattttattttatttttcctggataCGCGTAAATGTCCCTGGGAGTGTGCCTGGGGGCCACGGGAGGACCTCAGCGGGGGGGGCCTCCATGGAGCTGCCGCCGCCCTGTCACCTCTCACAGGCCATTTAAGAGCAAAGACACTGCTGGGCGCCCCCCTAACCGCCCCCTTAACCTTTGCAAACGTCTCTCGATTCACTCCATCCCGTTATGCCCAAATCCCCGCCTTGAGCGTTGCGCCCTGCCCGCCTCACCGCGCATGGACTACAACTCCCATGAGCCCCCGCGCTCCtaccctccccaccccccgcaGCGCAGAGGCGGCTCTGCCCTCGCGAGGCACGCTGGGAGTTGGAGTCCCCCTGGGAGGGGGAGCGTGGCGAGTTCTGCCGTCTGATTGGCTGTAAAACGGGTAGGGCGGGCGCAGAGCGGCGCGCCGCAGCTAGGCCAGTGGCGATGAAATACAGCGTGAGTGACGAGGCGCTCGGCCAATGGTAAGGGgaagggcgggcgggcgggagaAGGCGCGCGGATTCGAAGGCGCGGGAGCGTtggcggcggaggcggcgctGAGGTGAGGGAGCGCGgccggggcccggggccggggccggggccgggggaagcggggccgggccgggccgggctcaGGTTCAGGTTCAGGTTCAGGTGCGTGTGGAGGACGGAGGGGTGAGGGTTTGGCGCCGTGTTGAGGCGTAGGGCTTGTGTGAGGGGGAACGAGGGGCGCGGGTGACAGGGCCTGGTGCGGTTCTGAGGCGCCTGTGTGGGCTGAGGGGGGAATTGCCGGGCCCCCGGCCTGACgttgtgttgggggggggggggtgtgtgtgtgtgtgtatgtatgtgtatgtatgtgtgtgtatgtgaggGGTGTGGGGCCCCGGGCTGGGGGTTTGGTGCTGTGCTGAGGTGCACCAGGCTCTACATCCCAGTGtaggtggggtgggggtgacGGAGGGGGAGGCAGCGTGGGGCCCGGTCCCCGGCTGAGGTGCGGGGAGGGGGCTTCTGGGGGGTTTGGGGGACTTTGGTTAGGTCCCGGGGGGTGGGAGATGTGTGGGGTGCTGTGGTAAGGGGCTGGTGCCCCAGTAGGGTGTAGAGTgcctgcagggtgctgggatgAAGGTCTGATCCTACACTGAGGTGTGGGGCTTCTGGGGTGAGGGGCTGGCTGGGAGCTGGACTATGAGCATTTTGGGAAGGGGTGTGGGTGGCTGGGTCCGGCAGCGGAGGGGCTCTGCAGGGAGTGGCCTATGGGACCATCAGGTTAATAGTGCAAGTTATAAGGAttgccctccccacccccaccccttgACTCTCCTGCCAACAGTGTGTCCTTTTCTTATCT
Encoded here:
- the CCDC25 gene encoding coiled-coil domain-containing protein 25 isoform X1, whose translation is MVFYFTSNVVPSVYTIYMGKDKYENEDLIKYGWPEDIWFHVDKLSSAHVYLRLHKGQTVDDIPKEVLIDCAHLVKANSIQGCKMNNVNVVYTPWTNLKKTADMDVGQIGFHRQKDVKMLTVEKKVNEILNRLEKTKVERFPDLAAEKEARDREERNEKKAQIQEMKRKEKEEMKKKKELEELRSYSSLMKAENMSSNQDGNDSDDFM
- the CCDC25 gene encoding coiled-coil domain-containing protein 25 isoform X3, whose product is MVFYFTSNDEDLIKYGWPEDIWFHVDKLSSAHVYLRLHKGQTVDDIPKEVLIDCAHLVKANSIQGCKMNNVNVVYTPWTNLKKTADMDVGQIGFHRQKDVKMLTVEKKVNEILNRLEKTKVERFPDLAAEKEARDREERNEKKAQIQEMKRKEKEEMKKKKELEELRSYSSLMKAENMSSNQDGNDSDDFM
- the CCDC25 gene encoding coiled-coil domain-containing protein 25 isoform X4 yields the protein MVFYFTSNVVPSVYTIYMGKDKYENEDLIKYGWPEDIWFHVDKLSSAHVYLRLHKGQTVDDIPKEVLIDCAHLVKANSIQGCKMNNVNVVYTPWTNLKKTADMDVGQIGFHRQKDFFALQR
- the CCDC25 gene encoding coiled-coil domain-containing protein 25 isoform X2 translates to MDGWMDEAVFILISVTKTDEDLIKYGWPEDIWFHVDKLSSAHVYLRLHKGQTVDDIPKEVLIDCAHLVKANSIQGCKMNNVNVVYTPWTNLKKTADMDVGQIGFHRQKDVKMLTVEKKVNEILNRLEKTKVERFPDLAAEKEARDREERNEKKAQIQEMKRKEKEEMKKKKELEELRSYSSLMKAENMSSNQDGNDSDDFM